The following coding sequences lie in one Euhalothece natronophila Z-M001 genomic window:
- the xth gene encoding exodeoxyribonuclease III gives MKIATWNVNSIRTRKEQVLDWLNYQDVDVLCLQETKVIDQDFPRTPFEEMGYAVAVSGQKAYNGVAIFSKHPLEAVSCGFSPIVGEAITGKFDEQKRVITAVVDGIRLVNVYIPNGSSVGSDKYQYKLHWLEILNQYLQQLLQAETKICLCGDFNVAPENRDIYDPKKGDTNHIMASPEERSAIALIQSLGFQDAFRKFTEEGGHYSWWDYRTRAFSRDRGWRIDHHFLTPELYQKAVNCWIDRAPRKQEKPSDHTPVIVEF, from the coding sequence ATGAAAATTGCCACTTGGAACGTCAACTCAATTCGGACTCGTAAAGAACAAGTTTTAGATTGGTTAAATTACCAAGATGTTGATGTTCTCTGTTTACAAGAAACAAAGGTCATTGATCAAGATTTTCCCCGAACCCCCTTTGAAGAGATGGGGTATGCAGTGGCAGTTTCTGGTCAAAAAGCCTATAACGGGGTTGCCATTTTTAGTAAACACCCTTTAGAAGCGGTTAGCTGTGGGTTTTCTCCCATTGTTGGGGAGGCAATAACCGGCAAATTTGATGAACAAAAACGAGTCATTACTGCGGTGGTGGATGGGATTCGTCTTGTTAATGTTTATATTCCTAATGGCAGTAGTGTGGGAAGTGACAAATATCAGTATAAACTGCACTGGCTTGAGATTTTAAACCAATACTTGCAACAACTGTTACAAGCAGAAACTAAAATTTGCCTTTGTGGCGATTTTAATGTTGCCCCAGAAAATCGGGATATTTATGATCCGAAAAAAGGGGACACTAATCATATTATGGCTTCCCCAGAAGAACGAAGCGCGATCGCGCTAATTCAATCTTTAGGCTTCCAAGATGCATTTCGCAAATTTACAGAGGAAGGAGGGCATTATAGTTGGTGGGATTATCGCACCCGTGCCTTTTCTCGCGATCGGGGGTGGCGCATTGATCATCACTTTCTTACCCCAGAACTTTATCAAAAAGCAGTTAATTGTTGGATTGATCGCGCCCCTCGCAAACAGGAAAAACCCAGTGATCATACCCCCGTCATTGTAGAGTTTTGA
- a CDS encoding sensor histidine kinase, protein MTATTVLIFVLGLGVGIIIGLIQQRLRETKLRQLLREITQYQPDNISLPLINRVRRETRRLQSQTYQLQQNLEKWQKLLTIAPIGYLQVDQENQLLWCNEKARELLKLDHWQPNQVRLLLKLVRSYELDQLIEKTRQTQEPQSKEWTFHLTQVPSNPSSLISQESFSKSIPLKGFSYPLCNEQVGVFLEDRQALVELSQRSDRLFSDLTHELRTPLTSIRLVSETLHSRLEPPESRWVEQMLQEANRLIRLVEDWLEISQLEKQPRQHLKREVFALNPLIESAWETLQPFAQQKQLKLSNEANPNIFIRADQARLTQVFLNLFDNAIKHSPFQGSIWVKVFFVTGSEQKNYPENVVQINIIDQGEGLSQTDILRVFDRLYRGNGSHENNNGYDVDAEFQPSGTGLGLSITQQIILAHGGSIKADNHPETGGAWFQIQLPNSFESSTD, encoded by the coding sequence ATGACCGCAACTACTGTCCTTATTTTTGTTCTGGGTTTAGGCGTAGGGATAATCATTGGTTTGATTCAACAACGTTTGCGAGAAACCAAATTACGCCAGCTTTTACGTGAAATTACTCAATATCAGCCGGACAACATTTCTCTCCCCTTAATTAATCGTGTTCGCCGTGAAACTCGTCGTCTTCAAAGTCAAACTTATCAGTTACAGCAAAACTTAGAGAAATGGCAAAAACTACTCACTATTGCCCCAATTGGCTATTTACAGGTTGATCAAGAAAATCAGCTATTATGGTGTAATGAAAAGGCTCGTGAACTCTTAAAGCTCGATCACTGGCAACCGAATCAGGTACGATTGCTTCTAAAATTAGTCCGCTCTTATGAGCTAGATCAGCTAATTGAAAAAACTCGCCAAACCCAGGAACCACAGAGTAAGGAATGGACGTTTCACCTAACGCAAGTGCCCAGTAATCCTTCTTCTCTAATTTCCCAGGAAAGCTTCTCTAAATCAATTCCTTTGAAAGGCTTTAGTTATCCCCTTTGCAATGAACAAGTGGGAGTCTTTCTTGAAGATCGACAAGCCTTAGTGGAACTCTCTCAACGTTCTGATCGACTGTTTTCGGATCTCACTCACGAATTAAGAACCCCGCTTACCTCGATTCGTCTTGTATCAGAAACCCTACACTCTCGACTAGAACCTCCAGAAAGTCGTTGGGTAGAACAGATGTTACAAGAGGCGAATCGCTTGATTCGTCTTGTAGAAGATTGGTTAGAGATTTCCCAGTTAGAAAAGCAACCTCGGCAACATCTGAAGCGAGAAGTTTTTGCCCTCAACCCTCTAATTGAGTCAGCTTGGGAAACGCTACAACCCTTTGCTCAACAAAAACAATTGAAATTATCCAATGAGGCTAACCCCAATATATTTATTAGAGCTGATCAAGCTCGTTTAACGCAAGTTTTCCTGAATCTCTTTGATAATGCGATTAAGCATAGCCCTTTTCAAGGCAGTATTTGGGTGAAAGTTTTTTTTGTGACTGGCTCTGAACAAAAAAATTACCCAGAAAATGTTGTCCAAATTAATATTATTGATCAAGGTGAAGGGTTATCTCAAACTGATATCCTCCGTGTCTTTGATCGGTTATATCGTGGTAATGGTTCCCATGAGAACAACAATGGTTATGATGTTGATGCAGAATTTCAACCTTCAGGAACAGGATTAGGATTATCTATTACTCAACAGATTATTCTTGCCCATGGAGGGAGTATTAAAGCCGATAATCATCCTGAAACCGGGGGAGCCTGGTTTCAAATCCAACTTCCCAATTCTTTTGAATCATCTACCGACTAA
- a CDS encoding PBP1A family penicillin-binding protein, which produces MTNRKKTAGNPVSQFVTQAVQTVQAQALTLKPTAKVPELQIKNGREKKIVKHPLIGERYLLGRSSRASDIVVRNPLISQVHLSINQDKGGNYYIKDEGSLNGIYLGKRKQSSFPLRHGDKFTLGPPELEDAVEITYQYAPPQWQKALSYFFYGTLVIALILGIFIAREWTQFSVHPLPMGVRGPVVVYPRDGQAPLNPRQRGTHQELDRLSDFSHYLPDAVIAAEDTRFYWHLGVDPLGILRAIRVNLTAADIREGASTITQQLARSLYPEYVGRENTAGRKIREMMVSLKLETFYSKDKLLLTYLNRVFLGVENYGFEDAAQFYFDKSASDLTLSEAATLVAILPAPNAYNPAQNYDRAVQLRDRVINRMAQLGMVSGEEAQRARRSRIEISPEAQQILSEIRAPYFYNHVLNELRDLLGAELAAEGNFIVETELDLNLQETAENRLQEHLNSQGTVYGYSQGSLVTLDSQTGAILALVGGKNYQESQFNRATQAERQPGSTFKVFAYAAALEQGISPSRTYSCAPITWQGQNYRGCERTGGNISLGLSLAQSENAVALRVAQDVGLNRVIRMAQRLGINSNLSAVPGLVLGQSEVNLLEITGAYTAFDHEGKLNRPHGIVKILDGADCEDANDPDTCRVIYDYENDAERDRAVISPSTAQTMTQWLQRAVQEGTGRSARMGETAAGKTGTTNRAVDLWFIGYLPNRNITTGIWLGNDVPTPTRGSSAQAAQLWGNYMGSINQ; this is translated from the coding sequence ATGACGAATCGTAAGAAAACTGCAGGCAATCCTGTTAGCCAATTTGTAACCCAAGCAGTCCAAACGGTACAAGCACAAGCCCTTACCCTCAAGCCAACTGCGAAAGTTCCCGAATTACAGATTAAAAATGGTCGGGAAAAAAAAATCGTTAAGCATCCTCTCATTGGTGAGCGATATCTTCTCGGACGCAGTTCTCGCGCCTCCGATATTGTGGTTCGTAACCCCCTCATTAGTCAAGTTCATCTTTCCATTAATCAGGATAAAGGGGGAAATTATTATATTAAAGACGAAGGCTCTCTCAATGGCATTTACCTTGGTAAGCGTAAACAATCCTCTTTCCCTCTCCGTCATGGTGATAAATTTACTTTGGGGCCACCAGAGTTAGAAGATGCGGTAGAAATTACCTATCAGTATGCGCCACCGCAATGGCAAAAAGCGCTATCTTATTTCTTTTATGGAACATTAGTGATTGCTCTGATTCTTGGGATTTTTATTGCTCGGGAATGGACTCAGTTTTCCGTCCATCCTTTACCCATGGGAGTTCGGGGGCCGGTGGTGGTTTATCCACGAGATGGGCAAGCACCCCTTAATCCCAGACAACGGGGAACTCATCAAGAATTAGATCGCTTATCAGACTTTTCCCACTATCTTCCTGATGCAGTGATTGCTGCCGAAGATACTCGTTTTTATTGGCACTTAGGGGTTGATCCCTTGGGAATTTTACGGGCGATACGAGTCAATTTAACCGCCGCGGATATTCGAGAAGGGGCTAGCACCATTACACAACAGTTAGCGCGAAGTTTATACCCAGAATATGTGGGGCGAGAGAATACTGCTGGGCGCAAAATTCGGGAAATGATGGTGTCGTTGAAATTAGAAACCTTTTACAGCAAGGATAAACTCTTATTGACTTATCTTAATCGCGTATTCCTGGGAGTGGAAAATTATGGGTTTGAAGATGCGGCGCAATTTTATTTTGATAAGTCAGCCAGTGATCTTACTTTATCAGAAGCTGCCACACTGGTTGCCATTTTACCTGCCCCGAATGCCTATAATCCTGCACAAAATTATGACCGAGCCGTACAATTGCGCGATCGCGTGATTAATCGCATGGCACAATTAGGGATGGTAAGCGGGGAAGAAGCCCAACGTGCCCGTCGTTCTCGCATTGAAATTAGCCCTGAAGCCCAACAAATTCTCTCGGAAATTCGCGCCCCTTACTTTTATAATCATGTTTTAAATGAGTTACGAGACTTACTTGGTGCTGAGTTAGCCGCGGAAGGGAATTTTATTGTAGAAACAGAACTTGATCTCAATTTACAAGAGACAGCAGAAAATAGGTTGCAGGAGCATCTAAATAGTCAAGGAACCGTTTATGGTTATAGTCAGGGGTCATTAGTTACCCTTGATAGTCAAACTGGTGCAATTTTAGCCCTTGTTGGAGGGAAAAATTATCAGGAGAGTCAATTTAACCGTGCCACTCAAGCTGAACGTCAACCGGGTTCCACTTTTAAGGTATTTGCTTATGCAGCAGCCCTCGAACAAGGGATTTCCCCCTCTCGCACCTATTCCTGCGCTCCTATTACTTGGCAAGGGCAAAATTATCGCGGTTGTGAACGCACGGGTGGCAATATTAGTTTAGGGCTTAGTCTTGCTCAGTCAGAAAATGCGGTCGCTTTACGGGTAGCGCAAGATGTGGGCTTAAATCGAGTCATTCGGATGGCACAACGGTTAGGGATTAATTCTAATTTAAGTGCGGTTCCCGGCTTAGTTTTAGGGCAAAGTGAGGTCAATTTATTAGAGATCACTGGGGCTTATACAGCGTTTGATCACGAAGGAAAGCTCAACCGCCCCCATGGAATTGTCAAAATTTTAGATGGGGCTGATTGTGAAGATGCCAATGATCCTGATACTTGTCGGGTAATTTATGATTATGAAAATGATGCAGAGCGCGATCGCGCCGTTATTTCTCCTTCTACTGCTCAAACTATGACCCAATGGCTACAAAGGGCAGTTCAAGAAGGAACAGGGAGATCAGCAAGAATGGGAGAAACCGCTGCTGGAAAGACAGGAACAACCAATAGGGCAGTGGATTTATGGTTTATTGGCTATCTTCCCAATCGTAATATTACCACTGGCATTTGGTTAGGAAATGATGTTCCCACGCCTACTCGCGGCAGTAGTGCCCAAGCCGCCCAACTTTGGGGAAACTATATGGGTTCAATTAATCAGTAA
- a CDS encoding sodium:solute symporter family transporter, with amino-acid sequence MQFLDYLIVVIYLLSIVVFGFILQRKASQGIDAYFLGNRNMPWWALGASGMASNTDIAGTMIITALIYALGVKGFFIEIRGGIVLIMAFFMIFMGKWTRRAQVMTLAEWMRLRFGEGREGNIARLMSAIANLIISIWTISYFAVGGGKFFGELLGIDDRLAAIFMIVLAMIYTAASGFYGVIWTDVFQGILIFFVIIYVCVLALQMVTLPETFSVSVPLSGGEFETIPTSLSNWSDFLPPATMDLPGEYSAYNLFGITIFFYLMKTSIEGFSGAGGYMSQRYFAANSDRTAGLLSLFWILLLSFRWPLVTSFAILGIHYGLNNPVIADPELVLPTVIEEYIPIGIKGLLVACFIAAAMSTFDSIINSSAAYWVRDIYQAYLQPNANDQQLVIQGRIASVAVVLLGLLFSFPVANINEIWGWITIGFSSGLFIPLLLRWYWWRFNGYGFAVGMLTGMAAAIINQLSGLDVPEYANFLIPASASLVGCLIGTFVTSPTEESVLDNFYQVTRPFGFWQPMRDKLSFPEQAKILRESRRDIIATCIAVPWQLVLFLTGMMFLTKQWEQFGILLLVLILLSIALYFTWFQYLEKANSKKVKANHFH; translated from the coding sequence ATGCAGTTTCTAGATTATTTGATTGTTGTCATTTATTTACTCAGCATTGTTGTTTTTGGCTTTATTTTACAACGGAAAGCCTCGCAAGGGATTGATGCTTATTTTTTAGGGAATCGCAATATGCCCTGGTGGGCGTTAGGGGCATCAGGAATGGCTTCTAATACTGATATTGCAGGAACAATGATTATCACTGCCCTGATTTATGCCCTTGGCGTGAAAGGGTTCTTTATTGAAATTCGAGGCGGTATTGTCCTGATTATGGCATTTTTCATGATCTTTATGGGCAAATGGACAAGACGCGCCCAAGTAATGACCTTAGCAGAATGGATGCGCTTGCGGTTTGGCGAGGGAAGAGAAGGAAATATTGCCCGTTTAATGAGTGCCATTGCTAATTTAATTATTTCTATTTGGACAATTAGCTATTTTGCCGTTGGTGGTGGAAAATTTTTTGGGGAACTCTTAGGAATTGATGATCGCCTTGCTGCTATTTTTATGATTGTCCTTGCCATGATTTATACGGCAGCTAGTGGCTTTTATGGGGTAATTTGGACAGATGTTTTTCAAGGTATTTTAATTTTCTTTGTTATTATCTATGTTTGTGTTTTAGCCCTACAAATGGTGACACTTCCTGAAACATTTTCTGTTTCTGTTCCGCTTAGTGGCGGTGAATTTGAAACCATTCCCACTAGCTTAAGTAATTGGAGTGATTTTTTACCTCCTGCAACTATGGATTTACCAGGAGAATATTCAGCTTATAATCTCTTTGGGATTACGATCTTTTTCTATTTAATGAAAACCAGTATCGAAGGCTTTAGTGGTGCTGGGGGATATATGAGTCAACGTTATTTTGCGGCAAACAGCGATCGCACTGCGGGGTTACTTTCTCTATTTTGGATTCTCTTACTCTCTTTTCGTTGGCCCCTAGTAACATCTTTTGCTATTTTAGGCATTCATTATGGATTAAATAATCCCGTTATTGCTGATCCCGAATTAGTCTTACCTACTGTCATTGAAGAATATATTCCTATTGGAATTAAAGGATTACTTGTAGCTTGTTTTATTGCTGCAGCCATGTCAACTTTTGACTCAATTATTAACTCTAGCGCGGCTTATTGGGTAAGAGATATTTATCAAGCCTACCTTCAACCGAATGCTAATGATCAACAGCTAGTGATTCAAGGTCGGATTGCTTCTGTGGCTGTAGTTTTATTAGGATTATTATTTAGTTTTCCTGTTGCCAATATTAATGAAATTTGGGGATGGATCACCATAGGATTTAGTTCAGGTTTATTTATTCCCTTACTGTTAAGATGGTATTGGTGGCGATTTAATGGTTATGGCTTTGCCGTGGGAATGTTAACCGGAATGGCAGCCGCAATTATTAATCAACTCAGTGGTCTTGATGTTCCTGAATATGCAAACTTTTTAATCCCTGCAAGTGCCTCTTTAGTTGGCTGTTTAATTGGCACATTTGTTACTTCTCCCACTGAAGAATCAGTTTTAGACAATTTTTATCAAGTGACCCGTCCCTTTGGCTTTTGGCAACCAATGCGAGATAAGTTATCGTTTCCTGAACAAGCTAAAATTCTACGAGAAAGCCGACGGGACATTATAGCAACTTGTATTGCTGTGCCTTGGCAATTAGTCTTATTTCTAACAGGAATGATGTTTTTAACTAAGCAGTGGGAACAGTTTGGTATCCTGCTATTGGTTTTAATATTACTTTCAATCGCCCTGTATTTTACTTGGTTTCAATATTTAGAAAAAGCTAATTCTAAAAAAGTAAAAGCAAATCATTTTCACTGA
- a CDS encoding alpha/beta fold hydrolase has product MSQEAVWISVSSSLKKFHRPLLKSLSSEITVREWEYQQVEDEPSNLNIPLTLLHNYLKSTDHPLHLIGHSTGGIVALLYAKQYPERVKSLSLLGVGVHPLIDWHAHYYTYRQLLPCTREIVLAQMVRALFGRQTQSRTKTLVKLLDEDLKTTPSPHSLFERSTMEPKQIACPLWVGGSRDDMIVDPSAIAGWNNYLKPDDQLWECSQGHHFFHYFYPQAVSQEILKFQQNINQQPVKHSLINQQT; this is encoded by the coding sequence ATGTCACAAGAAGCCGTCTGGATTAGTGTTAGTTCCTCCTTAAAGAAATTCCATCGTCCTCTTCTCAAGTCTCTTTCTTCCGAAATAACTGTCCGTGAGTGGGAATATCAGCAAGTAGAAGATGAGCCTTCTAACCTTAATATTCCCTTAACTTTACTGCATAATTATCTCAAAAGTACCGATCATCCTTTACACTTAATTGGACATAGTACCGGTGGGATTGTCGCTTTACTTTATGCTAAACAGTATCCCGAACGAGTCAAATCTCTAAGTTTATTAGGGGTAGGTGTTCATCCCTTAATTGACTGGCACGCCCATTATTACACTTATCGCCAGCTTTTGCCCTGTACTCGGGAGATTGTCTTAGCCCAAATGGTACGGGCGTTATTTGGTCGTCAAACCCAATCTAGAACCAAGACTTTAGTAAAGTTATTAGATGAAGACTTAAAAACAACTCCTTCGCCTCACTCCTTATTTGAACGTAGTACGATGGAACCGAAGCAAATTGCTTGTCCATTATGGGTAGGTGGCAGTCGGGATGATATGATTGTTGATCCTAGCGCGATCGCGGGATGGAATAATTATCTCAAACCTGATGATCAGCTTTGGGAATGTTCTCAAGGACATCACTTTTTCCATTATTTTTATCCGCAAGCGGTAAGCCAAGAAATTTTGAAATTCCAGCAAAATATCAACCAACAACCAGTTAAACACTCCCTAATTAACCAGCAAACATGA
- a CDS encoding serine hydrolase, producing the protein MVSPNSVKNKDRNLKQKKRSTASKSVTRKRKSAQKKGKKGAYSVTKMDLSERRRRARERQKQARQAEDVVNLSSQKSKPVKREKPQSGITRSFLLLIRLVILAVGVGAISGTILAFFASETYLSDSSSINPEEATETELTTDTESPPPPPPLLPLNQEITDLKQTFERLGSEQDQLNPTAFIIDVDSGEYVDLQGNTTVSAASTIKLPILIAFFYAWEQGELELDERLTMTEDVKVGEAGRMQYDDVGTEYVALETATEMIRISDNTATNMIMKRVGGKEVLNQLFAQWGLEKTRIRDQLPDVEGTNTTSPKEMVELLVKLEKGELLSARSRDKVFEILQTTETDSLLPQGLGDGATIAHKTGHIGSVVGDVGIINRPNGQRYFAAILVERPHNDSHANELIRNYSQHTYQYFEH; encoded by the coding sequence GTGGTTTCCCCAAATAGTGTTAAAAACAAAGATCGTAATCTGAAACAGAAGAAACGTTCAACTGCTTCTAAATCCGTTACTCGTAAGCGCAAATCTGCTCAGAAAAAGGGCAAAAAAGGGGCTTATTCTGTTACTAAAATGGATCTCTCAGAACGTCGTCGTCGGGCGCGAGAACGGCAAAAACAAGCTAGACAAGCGGAGGATGTGGTCAATCTCTCCTCTCAAAAGTCTAAGCCCGTAAAAAGAGAAAAACCTCAATCGGGAATAACTCGCTCCTTTTTACTGTTAATACGATTGGTAATTCTGGCTGTAGGTGTAGGCGCGATCTCAGGAACAATTTTAGCTTTTTTTGCTTCTGAAACTTATTTATCTGATTCTTCTTCAATTAATCCAGAGGAAGCAACGGAAACTGAGCTAACTACTGATACAGAATCACCACCTCCGCCACCCCCTCTATTGCCTTTGAATCAAGAAATCACTGACCTTAAACAAACCTTTGAACGTTTAGGAAGTGAACAAGACCAACTCAACCCAACTGCCTTTATTATTGATGTGGATAGCGGTGAATATGTGGATTTACAGGGTAACACCACTGTTTCTGCTGCCAGTACCATCAAACTCCCGATTTTAATTGCTTTTTTTTACGCTTGGGAACAAGGAGAGTTAGAACTTGATGAACGCTTAACCATGACCGAAGATGTGAAAGTGGGAGAAGCAGGAAGAATGCAGTATGATGACGTGGGAACCGAGTATGTTGCCCTTGAAACCGCAACGGAAATGATTCGTATTAGTGATAATACGGCAACGAATATGATCATGAAACGGGTTGGCGGAAAAGAGGTTTTAAACCAATTATTTGCCCAGTGGGGTTTAGAAAAAACACGGATTCGCGATCAACTCCCAGATGTAGAGGGAACTAATACCACTAGCCCTAAAGAAATGGTGGAATTGTTAGTGAAACTGGAAAAAGGAGAATTACTGTCAGCGCGATCGCGTGATAAAGTATTTGAAATCCTCCAGACGACTGAAACTGATAGCCTACTCCCCCAAGGTTTAGGCGATGGTGCAACCATTGCTCATAAAACGGGTCATATTGGCTCGGTTGTTGGGGATGTGGGGATCATCAATCGCCCCAATGGTCAACGCTATTTTGCGGCTATTTTGGTAGAACGCCCTCACAATGACAGCCATGCTAATGAGTTAATCCGTAATTACTCTCAGCATACCTACCAGTATTTTGAACATTAA
- a CDS encoding RNA methyltransferase — translation MTDSCLTQIRIVLVEPAGALNVGAIARVMKNMGLGQLILINPQCDPNSAEAKQMAVHGSDILGNAQIVTSLAEALVGCKLAVATTARDRALSLSLQSPTDVLPQLLNVPSALIFGREDSGLTNEELTHAQHSIYIPTASTYPSLNLATAVAICTYELQKLVTADSSTLPESPAQETVTLDALEGYYQHLEQLLLKIGFLYPHTASAKMKKFRQLFNRANLTPEELALLRGILRQTEWAIHNSDVVHEE, via the coding sequence ATGACTGATTCTTGTTTAACTCAGATCCGCATTGTCTTAGTTGAACCAGCTGGGGCTTTAAACGTGGGCGCGATCGCGCGAGTAATGAAAAATATGGGGTTAGGGCAATTAATCCTTATCAACCCCCAATGTGATCCTAATAGTGCTGAAGCAAAACAAATGGCAGTGCATGGGAGTGATATTTTAGGGAATGCTCAAATTGTCACCTCCTTAGCTGAGGCGCTAGTAGGATGTAAGCTAGCCGTTGCTACAACTGCACGCGATCGCGCTCTTTCCCTCTCTCTACAATCTCCCACTGATGTTCTTCCCCAACTCCTTAACGTTCCCTCAGCATTGATTTTTGGACGGGAAGATAGTGGTTTAACCAATGAGGAATTAACTCACGCCCAACATTCCATTTATATTCCAACAGCCTCGACTTATCCTTCTCTCAATTTAGCCACTGCTGTTGCCATTTGTACCTATGAATTACAAAAACTGGTCACAGCAGACTCCTCAACTTTACCAGAATCGCCAGCGCAAGAAACCGTAACCTTAGATGCCCTAGAAGGGTATTATCAGCATTTAGAACAACTATTATTAAAAATTGGGTTTTTATATCCCCATACCGCCTCAGCCAAGATGAAAAAATTTCGTCAGCTATTTAATCGTGCTAACCTTACTCCAGAGGAATTAGCCCTATTACGTGGCATTTTAAGACAAACGGAATGGGCAATTCACAATTCTGATGTGGTGCATGAGGAATAA